In the genome of Streptomyces sp. 846.5, the window CCCCGAATCCGGGCCCTGATCGGAACTGGTGAACGAAGGGTGGGTGACCTTGCGCGCCTTGACCGTGCGGGGTCGTCCGGTACGGAACGCCTGGTCCATCAGCGGGAGCAGGCCGAGCTCCTCCAGCTCGGGCATCACCTGGTGGGCGGGCACTCCGGTGGGCCTGGGGCCGAAGACATCCGTATAGGCACGGTTGAGGTAGCCGATGCGGTGACCGGGCCCGTAACTGACCGCCACCAGGGCCGGGAGGTGGGCTAGGACGTCGTGGACCGTGGGCTGGTCGTAGCCGTCGGAGGAGCCCCTGGGGGCGGTGACTCCGGCGGCCGGAGCAGCGGCGGTCCCGGCGGCCACACCGCCCTTCGCGCCGCCCTTCACGCCGCCCTTCGCCCCGGCTCCGGACAGGCCCTCGCCCCCGGTGACGCCCTTCGCAGGAGCGGGCAGGGGCGTGCGGACGTTCGCAGCGTCCCCGGCGAGTTCGAAGTCGGACTCCTCGTCCTTGGAGTCGATCGGCTGCTCGACGTGGACGCCGCCGGGTTCCGCCTTCTGGGCCTGCGGCGACAGAGCGGACCGTCGCTGTACTCCAGGGAGCCGCGAGCTCCAGCGCGTGAGGTTCACGGGACCCTTCTGTGGGAGTGGGGCGAACTGGCTGTCCGACGGTGGGGGGCGGGACGTTCGGACCAGTGTGGCTGATCGACTCCGCGAGCAACATCAGGGTCGGTCACTCTTAGGAGATACCCATCACATGTGTCGTGGGGAATCCTCCCCTGCTTCCGCCCCATCCACCTGACGTCTCTTCACAGCCGTTTCGTAGCGTTCTTCTGAACGTCGGCCCGGTGTTCGTCAGTCCCGGTCCGTCCATAAGTCCTGGTCGAGTTCCATCAGGGTCTCGAAGCCGGCGCGCGGCTGCTCCAGTGCGCCCATGGACACGATCTCGCGTTTCAGCAGTCCGGCCAGCATCCAGTCGGCCAGCACCCGAGCCTTGCGGTCCAGCGTCGGCATCCGCCGCAGGTGGACCGCGCGGTGCAGCAGCCAGGCCGGACGTCCGTGCAGCGCGCGGCCGCGCAGCTGGGCGACGCCCTTGTGCAGGCCGAGCGAGGTGAGCGAGCCCTTGGACTCGTAGCGGTACTCCGTCGCCGGCTCGCCGCGCAGCTGCGCCACCACGTTGTCGGCGAGGACCCTGGCCTGCCGTACCGCGTGCTGGGCGGTGGCGGCGCAGCACTCGCCCTGCCGGGTCAGGTCGGGAACCGCGGCACCGTCACCGGCCGCCCAGACATCCTCGGTGCCGAGCACCCGCAGCGTCGCGTCGCAGCGCAGCCGTCCCTGGGCGTCGCAGGCGAGCCCGGTCTCCCTGAGCACCGGATGGGCCCGGACCCCGGCCGTCCAGACCAGCGTCCGGGCGGCGAACTGACTGCCGTCGGAGAGGGCGACGACTCCGTCGTGCACCGACTCCAGCCGGGTGCCGACCCTGACCTCGATATTGCGTCCGCGCAGTTCGGCAGTGGTGCGCAGGCCGACGTCGGGCTCGGTCTCGGGGAGGATGCGGTCACCCGCCTCGACCAGCACCCAGTGCAGGTCCTCAGGTTGGATGCCCGGGTAGTGGCGGGCGGCGTAGCGGGCCATGTCCTCCAGTTCGGCGATGGCGCCGGTGCCCGCGTAGCCGCCGCCGACGAAGACGAAGGTCAGCGCGGCTTCGCGGAGCGCCGCGTCACGGGTGGAGGAGGCCAGGTCGAGCTGGGTGAGGACGTGGTTGCGCAGCGACACGGCCTCCTGGACGCTGCCGAAACCGATGCCGTGCTCGGCCAGTCCCGGGACCGGCAGGATCCTGGGCACCGCGCCGGGAGCCAGGACCAACAGGTC includes:
- a CDS encoding NAD(P)/FAD-dependent oxidoreductase; its protein translation is MLLVGGGHVGLYAALRLQQRLRPDEAELTLVDPKSYMTYQPLLAEAAAGAVDPRHLVVPLRRILPRVQVVLGRLSSLQPAAHRATVTVPPPVQQQSERDLRLDYDLLVLAPGAVPRILPVPGLAEHGIGFGSVQEAVSLRNHVLTQLDLASSTRDAALREAALTFVFVGGGYAGTGAIAELEDMARYAARHYPGIQPEDLHWVLVEAGDRILPETEPDVGLRTTAELRGRNIEVRVGTRLESVHDGVVALSDGSQFAARTLVWTAGVRAHPVLRETGLACDAQGRLRCDATLRVLGTEDVWAAGDGAAVPDLTRQGECCAATAQHAVRQARVLADNVVAQLRGEPATEYRYESKGSLTSLGLHKGVAQLRGRALHGRPAWLLHRAVHLRRMPTLDRKARVLADWMLAGLLKREIVSMGALEQPRAGFETLMELDQDLWTDRD